TTGGCGATGGCCGATAGCTGAAAATTCTGAATCTGGAGGCTGTGTATGCCTCTTTAGAGCCATTGTTTGTTGAGCTGTCTGACTATTCGGTGAGAGATGTACAAAATTCTTTTAGTGTGCCTTGGCAACATCTGTCGTTCCCCTACTGCAGAAGGTGTGCTGGCAAAGAAAATCACCCAGCAGGGGTTGGGTAGGCGTTTTCAGGTCGATTCGGCAGGGACGGCTGCTTACCATACGGGTGAGTCACCTGATAGACGGAGCTGTCGTGCTGCCGCCAGGCGTGGCTACGATTTAACTCCCCTCAGAGCTCGCCAGGTCATGCCATCAGACTTTGAAGAGTTTGATGTAATTCTGGCTATGGATCATGCCAATCTAAGTAGCTTGAAGCAGAATTGCCCCGCTCAATTGCAGCATAAACTTGGTTTGTTCCTCCATTATCATCCAGATTCAATAGAGGAGGTGCCTGATCCTTACTATGATGGAGAGTCTGGGTTTGAGCTGGTGCTTGATCTTGTTGAAGTGGCTGCGGATGCCTTAATTAAGGATTTAGTGAAGTGAGTGACTATCCTGAGCACTGGCAAGAGAACGCCGATTTACTTAGGTTGAATACTTTTGGATTTTCAGTAGAAGCTGAGTACCTGTCTGTTGTGCACTCTGCTAGCCAATTGCAGCAAGATATTGCTGTTGCGCAAAAGCGCAATCTCGCATGGCGTGTGCTAGGTGGGGGTAGCAATGTAGTGCTGTGCCAGAACCTGCCTGGTCTTACTTTGTTAATTGATATCAAAGGCGTTGAGGTGCTATCCGAGAATGAGTCGGACGTTACTTTAAACGTTGGGGCAGGAGAGAACTGGCATTCTTTGGTCTGCTTCAGCTTGTCTCAGGGATGGTCAGGTTTGGAAAATTTGGCATTGATTCCAGGTACCGTAGGTGCTGCGCCAGTGCAAAATATTGGCGCTTATGGCATGGAGTTAAAGGACGTTCTACTACGAGTGCAGTATCTCGATACTGTCACAGGAGCGTTCTGCACGCGAGAAGCAGCTGATTGCAACTTCTCCTACCGACATAGCATCTTCAAAGAGAGCATTGGTAAGAGCTGGATCATTGTGTCCGTAGAGTTGTGCTTGTCAAAGCAGGCTGATGCCCAGATCAAATATAAGGCTCTGCGTGACTATTTTGACCAGAAGGGTATTGAACGGCCAACGGTGCAGCAGGTTGCTGAAGCAGTGGTAGCTATTCGCCAGTCAAAGTTGCCAGACCCTGATGTATTAGGAAATGCGGGGAGCTTTTTTAAAAATCCTTGGATAACAGCAGAGCAGTTCGATCTGTTGCGCCATGACTACCCGGGTTTGGTTGGCTTTGTCGATGGTCCAGGCTATAAACTTGCTGCAGCTTGGCTGATAGATCAACTAGGCTTCAAAGGTTGGCGTGAGGGAGCAGTAGGGGTGCACAAGGATCAGGCGCTAGTGTTAGTCCATCATGGTGGTGGCAATGGAGAGCAGTTATTGGCGCTGGCGCAGCGTATTCAATTGGCAGTAAAGCAACGCTACGGTGTTTTGTTAGAGCAGGAACCTGTGGTTCTGCAATAACGTCACGTTCACTTTGGTCAGGGTTTTAGGGATCGTTTAGTGAATATGAATAGGTGCACTACCCCCGCTGCGGTTTCGCAGACGGGTGAAACTAAAAAGGGCTTGCAGATGCAAGCCCTTTTATTTTCACGAGTTGGGTATATTACTCGTCTTGGCTACTTACTTCGGGCTGCTGTTGAGTTTCGAGCATTTGACGGCGCTTGATTTCACGTGGGTCATTATGAGCACGGCGAACGCGCCTTGGTGCATCTTCGGAGGGTTGTGGCTCCAAAGGAGCTTCATCAGCCTTCTCTTCTGCCAGTTGCACAGTCTGCTCTTCGGAAGCTTGCTCGCTGACAATCTCAGCAGTCTCAGCAGTCTCAGCAGTCTCAGCAGTCTCAGCAGTCTCAGCAGTCTCAGCAGTCTCAGCAGTCTCAGCAGTCTCAGCAGTCTCAGCAGTCTCAGCAGTCTCAGCAGTCTCAGCAGTCTCAGCAGTCTCAGCAGAGGCTGTAAGTTGCTCAGGTGCAATTACTTCCTTGTGCTCAACTTGCTCTGCTGCTGGATAGCTCTCGCTGTCGGTAACAACCAGCTCAGTTGCCGTAGACTGGTCAGTAACGGGTGCTTCTACGGCAATAGCATCTGCTGCCACTGCAGAGTTGACCTCGGTGGAGTCCGGCAGACTGGTGGGCTCCGGCTGATTCGCTATTTGTTCATCAGAAATGGCGTGCGCTATTTCTGATGACTGTGATACGGCAGTATCACTTGCAACAGCCACGGCATCGTCAGTGGCAACCTCAGTGCTAACAGCTTCTGCAGACTTGTCGTCTCTGCGGTTGTTGTTGCGTCCGCGGTTGCGGCGACGTCGCTGGGGGTGTTCGTCCTGGTCGTCGCTGGCGTCTGAAGCAGAGATAGCTACGTTGCTTTCGTCAGTGCTCATCACCTCGTCTGCGGATGTAGAGTCAGGTGCGTCTGCTGTGCTTGCGGTCTCCACTACCACAGCGTCTGCAGCAACGACGATAGCGAGCTCATTAACTGATTTTTCATCTTCTGTCAGGGCGGGTTCGGTTTCTTCACCGATTGCCTGAGCTTTTAGGTGGTCAGGTAGTGGGGTGCGCTTCGCACTGCGATCACGTCGACGGCGCTGACGTCCCCGGCGACGATCATCACTGGCTTGCTCAGGGGCAGATGATTCATTTGAGCCCTCAGTAACGGTTTGGGTTACTAACTGTTCATTGCTTTCAGTATCCACTTCAGTTTCACGAGTGGTACGCTCATTGCGGCTATTGCGACGACGATCACGTTGACCTCGATTGTCCCGAGTATTTCGCTCGCGGCTGTCGTCTTCACGAGCTGCACGATCTTCGCTGTCGACTTTGCGTTCAGAGTCTGTGCGGCGCTCTGCATCGTTACGGCCATTGTCTCGGCGTTCATTGTCGCGACCTCGACGATTACGATCATTCCGCTCATGACGACGATTACTGGTTTCGCGCTCACTGCTTTCTGGTTTCGGTTGTGCTGGCTGCTCTACGGTCGGTGCCGTTTCATCTTTGGTCTCTCCCTGGAACCAGCTGCTGAAAGCTTTTAGCAACCGGCGGCCGAGCCCTACAGAAGGGGCCTGATGTGCAATTGCTGCTGGGGGGGGGGAGACGGTTGGCAACGGAGCCGATGCTGCCGGAGGCATGCTTTTGACTGCTGCTTCCTCGCGTGAATGCTGTGCTGCTACCGGAGTAGTCTCGTCGCTATGCTCTTCTTCAATCAGCTCATAGCTGGCGTCGGTGGAGCGGGCTTCAACATTGTCGTCTCGCAGACGTATAACCTCGTAGTGAGGTGTTTCAAGATTAGGATTGGGGACGATGACAATCTTGATGCTTTGGCGTTGCTCAAGGCGTGACAGATGTGGCCGCTTTTCGTTAAGCAGGTAGGTTGCAACGCTCACGGGAACGATGGCGCGAATCTGGGCGGTGCGCTCCTTCAGTGCCTCTTCTTCGATCAGGCGCATGATGGAAAGTGATAGCGAGCCTACATCGCGAATGCTGCCTTGGCCGTGACAGCGTGGGCATGTCATTGCTGTGGTTTCACCCAGCGATGGGCGAAGACGTTGACGTGACATTTCAAGCAGACCGAAGCGAGAGATGCGTCCAATCTGGATGCGCGCACGATCTACCTTAAGTGCATCTTTTAAGCGGTTTTCCACTTCACGCTGATTCTTGATGGGAGTCATATCAATAAAATCGATGACTACCAGTCCGCCAATATCCCGCAGACGTAACTGACGGGCTATCTCATCTGCCGCCTCAAGGTTGGTCTGCAGAGCGGTTTCCTCGATATCACCACCTTTGGTGGCTCTAGAGGAGTTGATGTCGATCGAGACCAGTGCTTCTGTGGGGTCGATTACAATTGAGCCGCCAGATGGGAGGCGTACTTCGCGCTGGAAGGCTGTCTCGATTTGGGATTCAATCTGGAACCGTGTAAATAGAGGAATGTCTTCCTGGTACAGTTTGATCTTGCTCTGGAATGTCGGCATGACCTGACGAGCAAAATTCATTGCGTCCTGATGCACTTCTGCAGAATCGATCAATACTTCGCCAATATCCTGGCGAAGATAATCACGCATAGCCCGAATAATGACATTGCTTTCCTGATAGATCAGGAAAGGTGCAGGTCGATTAAGAGCTGCAGATCGGATCGATTCCCAGAGCTGCATCAGATAGTCCAGGTCGTTCTGCAGTTCTTCAGGTGTGCGTCCAATGCCAGCGGTGCGGACAATAACCCCGGCACTCCCTGGAATTTGAATTGAGTCTAGAGCATCCTTTAAAGCCTGACGTTCTTCACCCTCAATGCGACGAGAGATGCCACCAGCACGGGGATTATTTGGCATTAGTACCAAGTAACGCCCTGCAAGACTAATAAACGTCGTCAGTGCCGCGCCTTTGTTGCCTCTTTCTTCCTTGTCTATCTGAACTATGACTTCTTGTCCTTCGCGAATCGCTTCGCGAATGGCTACACGGCCACCTTTGCCTTCGTTATTGAAGTATTCTCGAGCAATTTCTTTTAGTGGAAGGAAGCCATGGCGGTCCGCGCCATAGTCAACAAAGGCTGCCTCAAGGCTGGGTTCTATGCGGGTAACACGGCCACGATATATGTTGGCTTTCTTTTGTTCGCGGGAGACGGACTCAATGTCCAGATCGTAGAGTCTTTGACCGTCAACAAGAGCAACCCGGATTTCTTCAGGCTGGGTTGCGTTGATCATCATTCTTTTCATTTTTAACGTCAGACCATATAGGGCCTAGCGTCGATGTAAATATCCACTGTGTAACGGCCAAGACAGCAGCCCAGTTTTTACTACCGGTTCTTCTTGCAGAGAGGTCAATCTCCGGGCCGGCTTGGCGCTGTCAATTTCAGAGTGTCGGTGCCGTTTCGGTCAGTAACGCGTTGCAAATACAGGGAAAGCCACTACCGAGCACACGATATTAGTTGCGTTCGGATAGGAATATAAGCGTTACCATAGCCTGTCGTTTTAGGGTGTTGATGCGGAGTTAGCTGAGTGGATTTGGTAGAAGGTATGCCTTCCATCAAATTACATTTCCCAGCACTGCTCTTGCAGGTTCTGCCCTGCTTACGCGTCAATCAATTGACAACAGGTATTAAAGGCTCTTACTCCAGGCTTTCCATTAAGAAGCTGACCTAAAACAGTGGTACTAGCATCGAACGGAAGGCTGGTTAGTTGCTTCGCACCAATAATGTGATGCGACCTAATTCTTTTGTTGGGCAGCTGCACATAGGCAAAGTCAGTCCCCAACGGTATCATGAGTGCACGAAGAGCAGGGTAGAGGAGCCCAATCGGGGCTTGGTCCTTCTAAAGAGCTGAGCTTCGTTAGCGGCCTCAATATAGCAGTATTTCCCCGCCGCAATCAAATAGGCAGATCAATTTGAATCAAGCAGTTATGAGCGATCAACAGAAACCCTCATCAGCCCAAGTCCAATGGTTAACCATAAGCATTGATTACCAAGGTCAGCGCCTGGACAACTTTCTGCTGGCCATGCTTAAAGGGGTTCCGAAAACCCGTATTTACAGCATGATGCGCAAAGGGGAAATACGGATAAATCGGAAGCGGGTCAAGCCTGACTACCGAATCGTCGGTGGTGAAGAGCTTCGCTTGCCTCCTGTCAGGCTTCCTGAGCGTGATGCTCCTCCTCCGGTTTCTGCGGGATTAGGTAGAAAAATTGAAGACGCCATTCTGTATGAAGACGATGCGTTGATGGTGATTAACAAGCCTTCTGGATTGGCGGTGCATGGTGGAAGTGGGATTAGCCTTGGCTTAATTGAAAGTCTGCGTCAGCTGCGGCCCGAGCTTAAAATGCTGGAGTTAGTGCATCGCCTGGATCGCGATACCTCAGGCTGTATCCTGGTGGCAAAGAAGCGTTCTGCATTGAGAGCGCTGCATGAAGCGCTGCGTGATGGCGGTGTAGACAAAGTGTATCATGCACTGGTTCAGGGGCGTTGGCCCAGTCGGCATCAGCATGTAAATGCACCATTAAAGAAAAATGAACTGCGTTCTGGTGAGCGAGTTGTGAGAGTGGACGCTGACGGTAAACCCTCTCTGACTGAGTTTAAGGTCTTGAGGCGTTTTGCTTCATATACCCTGGTTGAGGCGAAGCCTATTACAGGTCGAACGCATCAAATTCGAGTTCACTCCCAGTTTGCGGGGCATCCAATCATTGGTGATGACAAGTACGGGGTGGATGAGGTGAACAAAGCTGCAAAACAGTACGGTTTAAATCGACTCTTTCTGCATGCGGCCAGGTTGACGTTTCGCCATCCTATAAGTGGTGAGGTTGTATCTGTTAAGGCTGAGTATGACGCTGAGCTTCACGCAGTGATTGATATGCTTTCAGCGGAAATCATTTCAGTTGAATGATGTAAGGAAGTGTTCTGAGTGGCCGCAATATGCGGCTGCTTTATAGAGGTTGGGTGAAGTTTTGAGATGTGTGCAGTGAGGTACTGGATGGGGTGGACGATGGGGCTTGAACCCACGACCGCCGGAATCACAATCCGGAGCTCTGCCAACTGAGCTACGCCCACCATTTCCAGTAATATAACGAATCGCTTTTGCGATGGCGCGTATCATACGATTCTGGTTTTTTCAGTCAAGTGTTTTTGCGGTGCTGGTGAGGGCAGGGAAGGGTGTGGTGGTTTAGCCCCTAGTGTACAATGCCGTATCGGTACTGCGAGGTTTAAGGATTGGTAGATGTCAGCGAAAACTGTGCGTGAACAAGTATTTGCAGTTGCAGATGACTTACTTATGTCAGGGACTGAGCCTGTCTTAAGGTTGGTTGGTGCCAGGCTTGCAGATGTGGATGATACGGCAATTCAAACTACCCTGCAGGAGTGGTGGTTGATGCTGCCACAGCGAATTCAGTATCGATTGCCTATTGCTAGTGATCTGCCTAAGGAA
This genomic interval from Pokkaliibacter sp. MBI-7 contains the following:
- the rne gene encoding ribonuclease E, with amino-acid sequence MMINATQPEEIRVALVDGQRLYDLDIESVSREQKKANIYRGRVTRIEPSLEAAFVDYGADRHGFLPLKEIAREYFNNEGKGGRVAIREAIREGQEVIVQIDKEERGNKGAALTTFISLAGRYLVLMPNNPRAGGISRRIEGEERQALKDALDSIQIPGSAGVIVRTAGIGRTPEELQNDLDYLMQLWESIRSAALNRPAPFLIYQESNVIIRAMRDYLRQDIGEVLIDSAEVHQDAMNFARQVMPTFQSKIKLYQEDIPLFTRFQIESQIETAFQREVRLPSGGSIVIDPTEALVSIDINSSRATKGGDIEETALQTNLEAADEIARQLRLRDIGGLVVIDFIDMTPIKNQREVENRLKDALKVDRARIQIGRISRFGLLEMSRQRLRPSLGETTAMTCPRCHGQGSIRDVGSLSLSIMRLIEEEALKERTAQIRAIVPVSVATYLLNEKRPHLSRLEQRQSIKIVIVPNPNLETPHYEVIRLRDDNVEARSTDASYELIEEEHSDETTPVAAQHSREEAAVKSMPPAASAPLPTVSPPPAAIAHQAPSVGLGRRLLKAFSSWFQGETKDETAPTVEQPAQPKPESSERETSNRRHERNDRNRRGRDNERRDNGRNDAERRTDSERKVDSEDRAAREDDSRERNTRDNRGQRDRRRNSRNERTTRETEVDTESNEQLVTQTVTEGSNESSAPEQASDDRRRGRQRRRRDRSAKRTPLPDHLKAQAIGEETEPALTEDEKSVNELAIVVAADAVVVETASTADAPDSTSADEVMSTDESNVAISASDASDDQDEHPQRRRRNRGRNNNRRDDKSAEAVSTEVATDDAVAVASDTAVSQSSEIAHAISDEQIANQPEPTSLPDSTEVNSAVAADAIAVEAPVTDQSTATELVVTDSESYPAAEQVEHKEVIAPEQLTASAETAETAETAETAETAETAETAETAETAETAETAETAETAETAETAEIVSEQASEEQTVQLAEEKADEAPLEPQPSEDAPRRVRRAHNDPREIKRRQMLETQQQPEVSSQDE
- the rluC gene encoding 23S rRNA pseudouridine(955/2504/2580) synthase RluC, with product MSDQQKPSSAQVQWLTISIDYQGQRLDNFLLAMLKGVPKTRIYSMMRKGEIRINRKRVKPDYRIVGGEELRLPPVRLPERDAPPPVSAGLGRKIEDAILYEDDALMVINKPSGLAVHGGSGISLGLIESLRQLRPELKMLELVHRLDRDTSGCILVAKKRSALRALHEALRDGGVDKVYHALVQGRWPSRHQHVNAPLKKNELRSGERVVRVDADGKPSLTEFKVLRRFASYTLVEAKPITGRTHQIRVHSQFAGHPIIGDDKYGVDEVNKAAKQYGLNRLFLHAARLTFRHPISGEVVSVKAEYDAELHAVIDMLSAEIISVE
- a CDS encoding low molecular weight phosphotyrosine protein phosphatase; translation: MYKILLVCLGNICRSPTAEGVLAKKITQQGLGRRFQVDSAGTAAYHTGESPDRRSCRAAARRGYDLTPLRARQVMPSDFEEFDVILAMDHANLSSLKQNCPAQLQHKLGLFLHYHPDSIEEVPDPYYDGESGFELVLDLVEVAADALIKDLVK
- the murB gene encoding UDP-N-acetylmuramate dehydrogenase, which codes for MSDYPEHWQENADLLRLNTFGFSVEAEYLSVVHSASQLQQDIAVAQKRNLAWRVLGGGSNVVLCQNLPGLTLLIDIKGVEVLSENESDVTLNVGAGENWHSLVCFSLSQGWSGLENLALIPGTVGAAPVQNIGAYGMELKDVLLRVQYLDTVTGAFCTREAADCNFSYRHSIFKESIGKSWIIVSVELCLSKQADAQIKYKALRDYFDQKGIERPTVQQVAEAVVAIRQSKLPDPDVLGNAGSFFKNPWITAEQFDLLRHDYPGLVGFVDGPGYKLAAAWLIDQLGFKGWREGAVGVHKDQALVLVHHGGGNGEQLLALAQRIQLAVKQRYGVLLEQEPVVLQ